CAATATCGATTGATTTCCCTTCAGTCGCGTGAATCCCTGCCACAATAACATCAATAGGAGGATCTGGAACAATATCAGTAAAGGTTATGATATCGTTACTAGCGTCTAAATAATCAAGAATTTTATCTAACTGTCCAGATTCTTTTAAAAACGGATCAGCAACAACCAATATGGTTTTGTTATGATAGTTTTCTAATTGGGCCAAAGCACCTTTGCCGACAAAAATTTTAGTTTTGTAGTAAATATTATACATTCTTTCTCCTTTCTTATCAGAGTTTCTTATTTTATTTTACCCCCTTTATCATTTGAAACTCTTAAAACAACATAAAAAGAAGCCACATGAAACACTACCAAATAGTATAAATTTTGGCATATTTCATATAGCTTCATTGCTTAAAATTGTACGTCCTTGTACTTTACAAAAAGTATAACATAAAAACGCTTACAACGCAAAAGAAAAAACATATATTTTTTTTTTTGATCATAATACTTGCAGATTCTTCTAGATCGTGCTATCATTAAATTACTAGAAATGATTTTGGTACTTTTAAGAGTATGGAAGTTTGGTGAAAATCCAACACGGTCCCGCCACTGTGATAAGCTTAGCTTTAAGTCAGGTCTTTATTCTTAAATTTTAGTAGATTTCACGCCTCGATGTAAGGTGGTGATGTCAGTTAGGAAATACACCAAAATAGTGCTTTCCCCTATTGACTCTACGTATGAGTACGTATCATTTTCTAAGGATGGGGTTCCCATCATCTGCAAAGAAGCAGAGTCAATATTTGGAAAGCTACTGTTAACCAATGAAGCTTAGCACGAAATTTGTACACTGTTGTACATCTGGCTTTCGAATTCTAACCTTGTCCTTCCCTTTAGGGAAGACGAGGTTTTTTTCTTATCACCTCTAATCAAAAAGATATGACATAGATAAAAAAACACTGCCCCTATTTTTTTATTAGAGGTAGTGCTTTTATTCTAGTTATTATTTTTCTTTGCCCAACGCTCCACATCTGCTTTTGTAATATTGTGAAACACTTTTGCTCCTCTTTCATAAGGAATATCCTCACAGTGTTTTCGATAATTAATCACTCTTGCAAGAGCAAAGAAATAGTCAGATAAACGATTCACAAAAATTAAAACTTGATTATTAATTTCATTTGTCCACATGGTCGCGACAATATGTCGTTCTGCACGACGCGCAATGGTTCTTGCTACATGAACCATTGAAGCAATTTCATCACCGCCAGGTAAAATGAATCTTTCCAGAGCTGGTGGAATATCCGCATACGTATCAATTCGTTCTTCAATCCATTTGATGAGGCTTTCATCCACTTTATATGGATAAACACCATGTGGAGTAGATAAATCTGAACCGCAATCAAACAAATAATTTTGTAACTGATACAATTCGTCTCTCAATTCATCTTCAGGATCCATTTTACTAATCGTATAACCAACCCAAGTATTTAGTTCATCAATAGTCCCGTATGCATTGACTCGATCCGAATCCTTTGCAACACTTTGACCACCTACTAATTTTGTAAGACCTTTATCACCGGTCTTTGTATATAATTGCATATTTTCCTCCTTTATTCCTATTATCTAATATCGACATAGTCATCCCGGTCCAATTTTCCTTCTTCAAAAGTTGGCATATGTTCTATGGTATATACAGAACTTTCCATTAAAAAGAAAGCTAAAGGACAGCCAGAACCTTCTCCTAAACGCATATTCATTTGAAGCATAGGGGATAATCCTAAGTAGTCAGAAACGATTCGATATCCTGGTTCTGTTGAACAATGCGATGGGAAGCAATAATCTAAAACCTCTTTCTTTAATTGAGAAGCAATCAAGAGTCCCGTTAAAGAAATCAGTCCATCGATGACACAAGGCAGTTGATGTTGGGCACATGCTAGATAGGTGCCAACCATTCCCAACATATCCAGCCCACCAACTTTTGAAACCAGATCAATCATATCACTATAAGGTGCATGATTGGTTACTGCTTCTTGGATAACTGCTGTTTTATGAGCCTTCATCTTTTCCGTAACACCCGCTCCATATCCCGTCACCTCTTGTGCAGGGAGCCCCAAAGTTGCGGCAATAACTGCTGCGGATGTCGTGGTATTTCCAACCCCCATCTCACCAGTCCCAAATAAGGTATAGCCCTGATTAATCAATTCAACTGTTCTTCTATACCCAACCAAAATCGCTTCTAGGGCCTCCTGCCGAGTCATGGCAGGTTCCTTTAGCATATTTCGTGTTCCATTTAGAATATGGTCTGGATTATCAGGATAGATTGGGCTTTTACAACCAATATCAATGACGCAGATATCTGAACCCGCATATTCAGCAATATTAGCCACCCCTGCTTTCCCATTTCTAATATTATTGGCTACAATAAATGTTGTTTCGATAGGGTTTGAGGAGATTCCTTCATCGCAAACTCCATTATCCGCTACATAAATCATGACCATTTTCTTTGTTAGGTTGATTTCAGAAGGAAACATCGCATATAATCTAGCATACATTTTTTCCATTTTTCCTAATGCACCTAGAGGTTTCGCTAATCGATCACAATAGTTTTTTCCCTCTTCTAATGCTTTAGCATCAATCGGTACAATATTTTTTAGGATTTGATTTAATTCATCTTGCCTATCCACAGATTTCCTCCACCTTCTTCACTTTTAGCCCATCATATATAATTTTGCTTAGATTCCTTATAGAATAATAGCTTGCCAGAGGATGTTGGGAAAGTCGTTCTTCTAACTTATTCAAGTGAATCAGCTGATCTTGAGTCAACAGAATACCAACGATGCTACCACTATGAGCAACATTTACTCCTAGTAAACCTAATTCTGTTGTAATTTCTATAATTTCTTCTAAATAGGGTTTGGGCAACCGTTTGTTATTTAACAAGGCACTTGTAGT
The Streptococcus parasanguinis genome window above contains:
- a CDS encoding cob(I)yrinic acid a,c-diamide adenosyltransferase — translated: MQLYTKTGDKGLTKLVGGQSVAKDSDRVNAYGTIDELNTWVGYTISKMDPEDELRDELYQLQNYLFDCGSDLSTPHGVYPYKVDESLIKWIEERIDTYADIPPALERFILPGGDEIASMVHVARTIARRAERHIVATMWTNEINNQVLIFVNRLSDYFFALARVINYRKHCEDIPYERGAKVFHNITKADVERWAKKNNN
- the cobT gene encoding nicotinate-nucleotide--dimethylbenzimidazole phosphoribosyltransferase, whose amino-acid sequence is MDRQDELNQILKNIVPIDAKALEEGKNYCDRLAKPLGALGKMEKMYARLYAMFPSEINLTKKMVMIYVADNGVCDEGISSNPIETTFIVANNIRNGKAGVANIAEYAGSDICVIDIGCKSPIYPDNPDHILNGTRNMLKEPAMTRQEALEAILVGYRRTVELINQGYTLFGTGEMGVGNTTTSAAVIAATLGLPAQEVTGYGAGVTEKMKAHKTAVIQEAVTNHAPYSDMIDLVSKVGGLDMLGMVGTYLACAQHQLPCVIDGLISLTGLLIASQLKKEVLDYCFPSHCSTEPGYRIVSDYLGLSPMLQMNMRLGEGSGCPLAFFLMESSVYTIEHMPTFEEGKLDRDDYVDIR